The Bubalus bubalis isolate 160015118507 breed Murrah chromosome 16, NDDB_SH_1, whole genome shotgun sequence genome window below encodes:
- the LOC102402343 gene encoding F-box only protein 27-like: MQATAAAGPDEETMGASTSWGLPARVPAPHREPQEAPGPNQLPIEMLRKVLSYLPPSTLLRHCRPVCRRWRDVVDGWDLWRSILPWKHPDLWPVIRTCLPPADSPGPCILGRFCERRPIGRKLTANPPGKDLWNCMVLSGSDSSEEEEDLGARLKTSGETSYSPAYRCWYKGEILDLKEEGLWRELLDSGKIWISVCRRWTEQQGSDRMYQLVVKLLDANYAILHYFFHKRFPVRPRTGSFSFRIMHAFTNIKKGVRFVLFDHSVEGYDSWPEQCGVCRPQSSVIVRIRP, encoded by the coding sequence ATGCAGGCAACAGCAGCCGCGGGGCCTGACGAGGAGACCATGGGCGCCTCAACCTCCTGGGGCCTGCCCGCCCGCGTCCCAGCTCCGCACCGCGAGCCACAGGAGGCTCCAGGCCCGAACCAACTGCCCATCGAGATGCTCCGGAAGGTGCTGAGCTACCTGCCTCCAAGCACGCTGCTCCGGCACTGCCGCCCGGTGTGCCGGCGCTGGCGAGACGTGGTGGACGGCTGGGACCTGTGGCGGAGCATCCTGCCTTGGAAACACCCCGACCTGTGGCCCGTCATCCGCACCTGCCTGCCCCCTGCTGACAGCCCCGGGCCCTGCATCCTGGGCCGCTTCTGCGAGCGCAGACCCATAGGACGCAAGCTCACCGCGAACCCCCCGGGCAAAGACCTCTGGAACTGTATGGTGCTGAGTGGTAGCGATAgctcagaggaagaggaagacttGGGGGCCAGGCTGAAGACTTCTGGGGAGACGAGCTACAGTCCTGCCTACAGGTGTTGGTACAAAGGAGAAATTTTGGACCTGAAGGAGGAGGGTCTGTGGCGGGAACTCCTGGATAGTGGAAAGATTTGGATTTCTGTCTGTCGCCGCTGGACAGAACAACAAGGCAGTGACCGGATGTATCAGCTAGTCGTCAAGCTTCTAGATGCCAACTATGCCATCTTGCATTATTTCTTCCATAAACGTTTTCCCGTCAGGCCGCGGACAGGCAGTTTCTCCTTTCGGATCATGCATGCGTTCACCAACATCAAGAAGGGCGTCCGCTTTGTGTTGTTTGACCACAGTGTCGAGGGCTATGATTCGTGGCCTGAGCAGTGTGGAGTCTGCAGGCCCCAATCCAGTGTCATCGTACGGATCCGTCCCTAG